The Pyrus communis chromosome 14, drPyrComm1.1, whole genome shotgun sequence sequence atcatcaacaactacatcatttgatttacaaaatttgatttaaatttagcATTATCCTTTTCCACTCGGTCTTGTTGAAACTATAGGACCACATTGCTAGATATTTTGAGTAAAATGATAAATTAATGAGGGAGATCCAATAATGAATGGGTTTATCATTCAAATTTAGAATGAGTCTTAATCAGGCGAAAATTACAACGAGTGTATGGTAGCAACTTTGTTTTTTCTACATTTGACCCCCCTTATTTTCAACATGCATGGTATGATGTTTTTGATTTAGGTCATATACAAAGCGTGTTAGCTATCTTCTGTTTAGATTGTCTgccaccatattattattattattcatggtttgaaaactttgatctatgtcattttatttacaaataagTAAATCAGATATCATTTAGTCATTTTCTTATTGTAATCAActaattagacaaatccaataTCTTTGATTATAAAATGAATTATTGAACTGTTAATAAaagtttgaacaattttccatTTTGTTGTTTTCTATCATGAAGCAATTGTAAGATAACGTTGAAAATAAATAGTCTCGATTATCATCCAACATTACATAATGAAAAGATGATTAAGTACATGACTGATAGAGAAATGTACAAATATGATAGGTAGGTTGAATACCCTAATTATGGATTGGGTTTACATTTCAATCATGCATGGAGTGCTGGAGACTTTAGACTAACGATTGGGTTAACTAGGAGTGAATCACCTGCCTTACGTTAGACATTGTTTCCTTGATTGCCTCATAACGCACGTGTTACTTAGCGAAGATCATAGGAAGATCATGCAAATCACATATAATTAGGAATTTAGCTAGGGTTGTGATTGCATTTGGCTTTACAACTAGGGACAAGTGTCAAGAGACTCCTTGTTTCATAGATGTCTGAGAggctttttctcttttattgtaTTTGGAAACTCAAGGACCCCTCTCGGAAGCTCGCCTTGGACCCCAGAATCTCAGGGCCGGCCATGTGACCTTCTGGCTTGTGATTGCATATTTGACCTACCTAGTAAGCAGGTGGCAATATTGGTCCTAGGTTTTTAGGTACCAAGTCCAAATCTGATTGACATTTAGGAGTTTCATGAGTTGACTAGCCTAACACTTCACAGTTTTTCATCGTAATTTGGTCTTGTGTTTCTTCTGCCTCCACGAGTTTGAAGTTCCATCTTGATTAACTTCACAATCACAACATGGGACATAAATATCTGAATTATGCATCGATGTTTGCATCCTCGCACACAGACTCACGACTCACGACTCACCCCCTCCAAACCCTCAAGAACCCAACTTCTTCCTCTTCCGCGTTCAATTTTGTTGAAATtacacattatatatatatatatatatatatatatatatatatatatatatattcttttttctttttttgtgataaaaggGGTTCAGCCCCTTACGCTTATTAAATcgctgaagaagaaaaaggtagTGCAAAGACGGGGGACAAAAACCAAACTCTGGAAAAGCAACTATGGCAACAAAATCATCCGTAATTTTCCACTTTTGACAAACTCTAAATTTGTGAATTGTTTGGAAAGCTAACACCGAATGCGTAAAACAATGGCTCGGCAAAGCAACACTAGATGTTTCAGTTGAGTGCCACTGAACATGTTCAATATCGTTCGGCCAAGAGCCAACCAGAGGGTACATCGGGGAGTGACGAGTTCAAGTAATGCCGGACATCTGATGTTTTTTTATCACGCCTTCTGATCACTGCATTGTAGAACCTGCTGGAGCTCTCATTTGTGCAAGCAATCCACAACCCTTCAAAGCCTTTCAATACAAAGAGTTGTTTATCAACTATGCCATGAAGTCGAGTATTGTTTCATTTGAATTGTGGGctgcaaaaacaaagaaaagcatgattttagtgaaggagattttttttaatttttaatttttatttttaagatgcATGCCTGCAACGGTACCACCAAGTAGTATCACTACTAACCGAATTAATTTCAACATATGCAAAAATAATCTTAATTAGCTCCTTCATGTGTATATACTGGAACCGAGCATGTGAAATAACGAACAAAAATCGTTATTCATAACGACTAACTCCTCTTAGCTTCCATATATgtacaacaacaaaattttatCACAAGTAACATAACAATAGGATAATCTTCTACGAtcaaaaataaaaggacaaCCAAACAgagaaaaaccaaattaaacccCTAAATACGTACACACATATATTAATCATGTAAAGCCAAATGGCATGATCATGCATCACTACACAGATCATGCCATTTGGGTTTACATggttaataatatatatatatatatgtatatatatatatatgtatatatatatatatgtgtatatatatatatatatatatatgtatgtatatatcagTGAACCAGCTAAAACGTCgttatttctttaattgttggggttgttgaacCTACTCGAGACATCTTGATAATTGAACCAGCTAAAACATACACTGCTTtgcaacaaacaaacacaagGCCAATAGAAGACGTCTAAAGGCAAGTattcaagaaaaattaaaggGAGTGTGATGAGAATAGTAAGACTAATAATTATACTAGTGTgtggtaagttttttttttttttttttttttttttttgtttttttttgtttggtggaATGTGTGTGGTAAGTTTACATCttctataattataataaaatcaTGTAATTTTACATCTTCTTTAGATTTTGCACATTTACTATAATTTATCAACAGTAGTATTATCAAagggattttcaaattttctttgcgACTTTGTCCTCTCATTTTTTATGGatcaaataataattttgttagattagatgttaaattaaaGAACTGACGAAATTTGAATTCACACAGTAATGTAAAGACAAAACTCATCTCCACCGCTATAGTAGAGGGCCACTTGCAACTTTGTCCTCTCTCATTCACTTCACCTTGTGAGACGACAACGTAAAGGAGACACGAACAAAATTATAAACATCAAAATCTCCCAGGTATTATGGATCATCTACCAACTAGTTAATTCAATGAGCTGGCCTACTCCAAGAGGATGTTTCATGGGCTTCTCTTGTTCTCCAGCCCAATCTAGTGCCGGCCCACTTTGGTTATTAAGCATCAGCTACTAGGGTTTTCTTATTAAAATGTATAAAACCCTAAGGCCGTTTGGTGGGCTGGGAAGGATTGAGTTTTAGAAATAAGATTGGATTGACAGAGATTAGTAATAAAGACTTGTAATCTATGTataagaatatgttagataatTCATTTTATTGTAGATTCATAACTCGTCATATCTAGTCTTGTTCATCTCACATTTTTATTCAACAAATAACGGACTAGACTCAAACCCATTTTAATTAATCGCAACCTATCTCATCCAATCCATCAAACGAGGCCTTAAAGTTGCGCTTTTAACAGGGAGATgaaactttttcttttatttccctATGTTTTATGCAATCTTTCCTTTATTCTTCACGTGTCATTATCGTCTCAGATTTTCTATAAAATTTTTAACGGCTCTCGTTGAGCCACGTGTGATTATCCATTAAGAATCTCTACTCAAATTTCCAATAAGATTTTCAACTACTCACGTCACACCACGTGTCCATATCTGATCTTTATAAAGACCCAACCCACCACATCTACTCTCACAACTCCCCCATTCCTCTCTGCTCATCTCAATTCTCACGTTTCAAAGGCGAATAAAGTGAAATTTTACTGTTTATGCATGTTCTTAAGCTCAAAATTTCACTGTTAGGCTCTAAAGTGAAGAGAATTTTAAAGAGAATCTTAACGAAACActtatggtactgttcacttttaacattaataaattttttactctaaaaagtcacttccGGTATTAtttacttacaacacatttttgtcattttggttaaaattcaaaattttcaaaacgttttctttagtttttctaattttaaaCCTTCTTCTAGATATCAATCGCAATGATGATTTCCGAATGAAGAAAACTGATCCATAATTTGCTGGCAGGAAGAATTTTGGTGGCAATCTAATGGCAGGCAGTACAAACATCGCATATTGCTCGgaagattttatttttgttgggaTCGGCTCTCGACTTGCGAGGTACAATGATGGAAGGATATGATCATAAATGTTCCAAAAGTTGTATACTATTTCGGAAAACTAATGTTGTGCAATGAATGTCGATTACTGAGATCGGGTACCATGATTCATGACATAAGCATCCAAGTAATATTTGCAATTGTGATATGGAAAGCCCCACTGTGGAGGCAGTTGCTTATCGAGTATATAAACATCAcgttaagaatttttttttttttttgttaaaatggtCTCAGAAATTAGTATAACTCTTCCGtctatcatcaatcattttgtcatttggtttttatttaaagAAGATTTTTTACGGAATGATCAAATGATAACAAAATCAGaatcacttttattgatttaaaatctCGTAACGAAGATAAATAACATAGGAACTCTCTCAAAAAATTTGAGACTCTCTGCcacctctaaaaaaaaaaaaaaaaatttgaaaactttgaattttaacgataccataattgacttttaatataaaaatatgatttttccttcaaaataaACGGTATCGGAACTTTTAAGGGTCTAATAAAAAACCCGGCGATTGGAAGTCATCGGGGTTGCGCGGGTTCACAGTTTCCCATCGTCGTTCTttagaaattgaattttttcaACGGATAGGAGGAGGGGGGAGAGCAGAAAGCAGAGTGGCAGTTGATGAAGGACTCCAGATCTCACCAATTCCTCCGATTTGGATTTCTACTATTACTATTACTAGCCGTTGCGACGCCCTCTCACGCCGAATCGTCGACGTGCTTGACGGTTTACAAACAAGGTGGCGCTCCGGCGGTCTTTCAATCCCCTAAATGCCCTCGCTGGACGCACTCCGAGTATGCTTCCTCCCACTCTCGAACCACCGCCTCCCGCTGCCAGACCGCCACGCTTCAAGGCCGCCGGAAGTCTCTCGAGGATCGCACTCTCTGCGCTCTCGACGTACGCATTCCCTTCCCTGGTAAGCGccccaatctctctctctctctctctctctcgctctctctctctctctctctctctagcgtCTGTATTGTAAATTATGAATTTGGTTGGTTTTGTTGTGATTTGATCAATTCGTGCTGTTGGGTTTTTCTTCTGATGTTTGGCATGTGAAATTGGGGCAGGGAAAGTGGGGATTAAGGAGGTTACAGTGGGAATTGTTGCTGTTTTTGATGGGCATAATGGGGATGAAGCTAGTGAAATGGCTTCAAGGCTTTTGCTGGAGTATTTCATTTTGCATACGTATTTTCTCATCGATGCATCGTACTCCGCTATCTTGAAGAAAGCTTCAGGAAGTTTGCAGACTAGTACagatcatcattttcttttccaatggTATAATTGGGATGGCCTACTCGATCGGCATGAATTGAATCTTGGAAGGTACATTTCAATGTAATTAGCCCCGTCTTTGTTATTTGGTTCTTGAAAAGAAGGatctttggtttttaattttttactcaATTTCATGACGTGAAGCTTTTGATGTAAACCACTGAAATGCTTTCCACTGTTTTACGTGAATAACTTACATAGGCCAGTGAAGGAATAGATTGTTTTATGTTCCTTTATTTTTGGAGGTTTTCTGGACAAACCATTTTGGTACTTATCTCTGGTTGTTTATGATTTCTCAGGTTTAAGCAGTCATTCCAAGCAAATCTTGATGATTCTTTtcactttgaaattttgaaagaaGCATTATTGAGGGCAATTCATGATATGGATGCAAAGTTTTCTAAGGTATGTTTTACATGATGTTGTTTGCCCAGCAATGCTCTATCTAATTGGTCTTGTATTGATGGTCCTTACATTGATTATGAAGGAAGCATCCAGAAAGAACCTGGTTTCGGGCTCCACAGCCACAATTGTAATACTTGCTGATGGTCAAATCTTAGTTGCAAATATTGGAGACTCAAAGGCGTTATTGTGCTCGGAAAAATTTCAATCTCATGCAGAGGCTAAAGGTCAGAAGGGTTTCTTAAATGCTGCTGTTTATTGTTTTAATGCACTTTTATTTTGAGTGAAAATTGGCATATTGAGACGTTTAATttatgttctctctctctctctctctctctctctctctctcaaatcagTTCTTGTATGTCGGAGTAGGAGTGTGATTTACTATGGTACTGTTTAGTTTACATTTCACTATATAAGAACATGgtggagtttatttattttcttgtacTTATGTTGCAGCCGCTTATTTAAGATTATACAGGCAGGAAAGACATAATGGTGCTCTTTCACGTCGAAGAAACAATAAAAACCTTGACTTGGCTTCCTCCACTGGAATGGTGCATTTTTCTGTTAAAGAATTGACAAGTGACCATCATCCTGACAGATACGATGAAAAATCACGTGTGGAAACTGCAGGTGGCTATGTTATTGAATGGGGTGGTGTGCCTCGAGTAAATGGTGAGCTGGCTATTTCCAGAGCTATTGGTGATGTCTCCTTTAAAAGGTGAGGTTCACAAGCAACAGAAAAATTTGCAAAGTTTGCACGCTTTCTTTGTTGGAAGGAGCTTCTGATTTAGTTGTAGTAATTTGCATTCCCTGGTTTTTCATCTCATAGAAACCTGAATTACGTTTGCATGCAATTTAACATTTGCACTGGATTGTCATCAGTTATGGCGTCATATCTGCACCAGAGTTGACTGATTGGCAACCCCTAACTGTAAATGATACCTATCTTGTGGCTGCATCTGATGGAGTTTTTGAGAAGCTGAGCGTGCAGGACGTTTGTGATTTGTTGTGGGAAGTACGGAGTTATGATTCTGGGAGATCAGAGATCTCTTCCTCGTGTTCCTACTCATTAGCTGACTGCATAGTGAATACTGCATTTGAAAAGGGCAGTATGGATAACGTGGCAGCTGTTGTTGTTCCATTGGTATCTACTGGGATTTCTGGAAATCTATTCAAGGAAAGGTCAGTTGGAGAAGGAGACACAAATTATCCAGCATTAGGACTGCAGGAGTCCACCTATGAAGGCTCAGGTCCCTTATGCTTTTAAACCTTCTCTGGATATCAATCGCATTGATGATTTGGAATTCATTTGTAGGAGAACTCAAATCAAATCTTATTTAGAACGTCATTAACTGGAATTCATTGTTCTTCTAAAATTCTCTTATGGTTGTCACATACACTTTTGGTGATTGTTAATTTCCTAATGCATTCGTGATTACTTTTGTTCCCTTGATCAGTCAATGACTTCACATATGACCTAAAGCAATTGAAGTATGCTCATCCAGTTGTTGCCAAGTTTGACAGGTTATTGGTAAGCCTTGTCCTCTTTTCTCAACTGGAGGGGTTGTAATTGAAGTATGCTCATCCAGGTTTTGACTGTTTTTCTTACTCTAGGTAAAAGGAAAACATGGCTATGTTGGCTGTTTCTATCTATCTGAGAACCTTGATGAACATGCAGAGTACATGTTGCAAGAGAAGGATGAGCATGAATATTTTGTGTATGACCTGCCTCAGGCTCTCCCTGAGGCCTTTGACCAACAGTTTGGTAAGTGAACGGTGTCAACACAAACTTAGCTCCACATCAGTGATCAAATTTTACTGAGCCTTAATAACTTGCAATGGCTTCTACTTGGATGGGAAGCCTGCGAAGTTTTTCTAAAAcctgtttttgttttaatttttaatctaaaCATCTCTCCTCTTTCTTCATTACTATTATGATTATTATGTTGGCTAGGTTTACACACAAATAAGCACTTCAACATGCTAGCATACGTGATACAGATTCCTGATGTACTGTATCCTGATGTACCGTCGAATAAGAATGTCGTATAAACTTTAGTACAAATTGCATCAGTTATACAGACCCACttaaaatgttttctttttgttttaggtGGACGTCTAAATTTGTACCATGACCAGAATTTTTGCACATACCTTGGAATTACTGTTGACAATGCTAAAGATCAATGCACAAATCCTGAAGGCTTTGCAAGTTTTCTTGCATTGCTTGAATCAGTTCCTTTCCTTGATGCTGGTTCAGCTAATGGATCTGAATATTCAATGCCTGACGGCAGGTAAAGATGCTTTCTCTACTTGATTGTCTCTGTGCGTGACCTTTGTCAAATAGTTCTGAACACTAACATGTGGTGACTTCGACATAAGAGATTCATCTTGAAACCATCATTTGTATGTGAGTAGTTCACCTGATCTGTATTACAAAATACAACTGCTAAATCGTTAAGCAGCCACAATCTACCTATTAATAGATTTTGTGAAGCACTTGAAAAATGGTACGAATATGAATATGGAAATATTGTGAGTATTATTTATGAGTATCTTGATCTCTTTGACATCATGCATACTTACACAAACTATGAAAGAGATACGAAGGGGTCCAGAATAGCAGTACCATTTGGAAAACCATTTTTATGATTGTTAGGATTTTATTCAGAGAATGATGAAATTCTTGTTCTGTAGTCTAGAATCATCATACTTTATGTGCATTTATCAGAATTTGATGGTGTGGAATAAAAAGTAAGTCAGAGGTTGCTTTGAAAATCATGTGTAGTGTTGTATATGTTCTGCATTTATGCTTATGTTATCCTTTTAAACCTTTGGTATTCTCCCATTTATGCATTGAAAAGTATCTTATTGGCTTTTAGAACAGACATTTAAGAAACATTATCCTTCCTGCCTGTCAGGTATGTACTAAAGAAGAGGTTTGGTCGTGGATCATATGGTGAAGTGTGGCTGGCTTTTAATTGGAACTGTCATCAAGGCAACAACACTTCAAATTCAAGTGAGAAAAATAAGAGCATctcatttagtttttttttttttttttttttttttttttttttttttttttgtctttttgacTTTCATATCAAAGATAATAGCTGATTGGCTCATAATTGCTATGCAGGTCTTCCTGATGAAAACTTGCTCATTTTAAAACGTATAATGGTAATTATTTGATCAATTAAATTTAGTgacaaaaaaattgatttatTATTGTAAAAATTCAGCATTCATGTTGCGATAGTAATGACATTCTAGCTTTTGATTGTGAACATATCGCCTATTCTTTTCCCGTAGTTGGtctaatttcatttttattcttGAAAATGTTTTATTGTTGACAAATCTTTATATGCATGTATCAGAATATTCAATGAAGTTCGTCTTCCTACTGCGCTTGTGCTGAAAAGCAGTGTTAAGACTATAATTCTTCTCTACTTATTGATACTTTCAGTTTTCTTATGGAATTCAAAGAATTATTTACATTCTCACTatttgtttcctcttttgactCATAAAGTAAATGCTTCTGtgaagtttcaaaattttctggcATTTACTTGTCGAATATGTTTTAAAGATTTAAAGTTTCTGGAATTCTATTTTTAAGAATGAGTGGTTGATAATTGTAACAGGTGGAGAGAGGGGCTGCTGTTTACTTAAGTGGTTTACGGGAAAAATATTTCGGTGAAATTTTTCTAAATGCCTCTAGTCGTCTTGGAGGTTCTCTATCAGCTGGAACATCAACCTCTGTCTTGAATGAATCATGGTTTGATTTCTATGGCTTGTTAGAGACAACTGATTCAATGACGTATGGAAGCAGAAACAGTTGGACTTTTGAAACATTGTTCCAGGACAGATTTAGACTGCATGGAGATTTCTATGAAGAAGGGTTGAACCATATTGCTAGATATGTAGAGTCTTTTGAATCTCAAGCAAATGAAATATGGCTTGTGTTTCATTATGAGGGCGTGTCTTTATCGAAGATTATGTATACCGTGGAAGAAGATACTAATGCTGATGAAAGAGCTGAAAAAGTGAACCATGTCCAGATGCTGCGTCCATCAAAGTGGTGGCATTGGTTGAAGACAACAGAAGCAGGAAAGGAGCAAATGCGCAGTCTTATATGGCAATTGGTGTGTCATGTCTttaattttcattgaattttttttatgctCC is a genomic window containing:
- the LOC137714919 gene encoding uncharacterized protein isoform X1 — protein: MKDSRSHQFLRFGFLLLLLLAVATPSHAESSTCLTVYKQGGAPAVFQSPKCPRWTHSEYASSHSRTTASRCQTATLQGRRKSLEDRTLCALDVRIPFPGKVGIKEVTVGIVAVFDGHNGDEASEMASRLLLEYFILHTYFLIDASYSAILKKASGSLQTSTDHHFLFQWYNWDGLLDRHELNLGRFKQSFQANLDDSFHFEILKEALLRAIHDMDAKFSKEASRKNLVSGSTATIVILADGQILVANIGDSKALLCSEKFQSHAEAKAAYLRLYRQERHNGALSRRRNNKNLDLASSTGMVHFSVKELTSDHHPDRYDEKSRVETAGGYVIEWGGVPRVNGELAISRAIGDVSFKSYGVISAPELTDWQPLTVNDTYLVAASDGVFEKLSVQDVCDLLWEVRSYDSGRSEISSSCSYSLADCIVNTAFEKGSMDNVAAVVVPLVSTGISGNLFKERSVGEGDTNYPALGLQESTYEGSVNDFTYDLKQLKYAHPVVAKFDRLLVKGKHGYVGCFYLSENLDEHAEYMLQEKDEHEYFVYDLPQALPEAFDQQFGGRLNLYHDQNFCTYLGITVDNAKDQCTNPEGFASFLALLESVPFLDAGSANGSEYSMPDGRYVLKKRFGRGSYGEVWLAFNWNCHQGNNTSNSSLPDENLLILKRIMVERGAAVYLSGLREKYFGEIFLNASSRLGGSLSAGTSTSVLNESWFDFYGLLETTDSMTYGSRNSWTFETLFQDRFRLHGDFYEEGLNHIARYVESFESQANEIWLVFHYEGVSLSKIMYTVEEDTNADERAEKVNHVQMLRPSKWWHWLKTTEAGKEQMRSLIWQLLMALKSCHDRNITHRDIKPENMVLCFEEQNTGRCLKGIPNGHNFTTKMRIIDFGSALDEFTLKHLYGSTGPSRVEQTNEYTPPEALLYSNWYRKSTNTTLKYDMWSVGVVMLELILGSPNVFQISDYTRILLDQHLQGWNEGLKELAYKLRSFMELCILIPGSSLRHHQTEGQARGSPASWKCSEEFFSHQIKSRDPLKLGFPNVWAMRLVRQLLLWDPEERLSVDEALQHPYFQPPPRE
- the LOC137714919 gene encoding uncharacterized protein isoform X2 produces the protein MKDSRSHQFLRFGFLLLLLLAVATPSHAESSTCLTVYKQGGAPAVFQSPKCPRWTHSEYASSHSRTTASRCQTATLQGRRKSLEDRTLCALDVRIPFPGKVGIKEVTVGIVAVFDGHNGDEASEMASRLLLEYFILHTYFLIDASYSAILKKASGSLQTSTDHHFLFQWYNWDGLLDRHELNLGRFKQSFQANLDDSFHFEILKEALLRAIHDMDAKFSKEASRKNLVSGSTATIVILADGQILVANIGDSKALLCSEKFQSHAEAKAAYLRLYRQERHNGALSRRRNNKNLDLASSTGMVHFSVKELTSDHHPDRYDEKSRVETAGGYVIEWGGVPRVNGELAISRAIGDVSFKSYGVISAPELTDWQPLTVNDTYLVAASDGVFEKLSVQDVCDLLWEVRSYDSGRSEISSSCSYSLADCIVNTAFEKGSMDNVAAVVVPLVSTGISGNLFKERSVGEGDTNYPALGLQESTYEGSVNDFTYDLKQLKYAHPVVAKFDRLLVKGKHGYVGCFYLSENLDEHAEYMLQEKDEHEYFVYDLPQALPEAFDQQFGGRLNLYHDQNFCTYLGITVDNAKDQCTNPEGFASFLALLESVPFLDAGSANGSEYSMPDGRYVLKKRFGRGSYGEVWLAFNWNCHQGNNTSNSSLPDENLLILKRIMVERGAAVYLSGLREKYFGEIFLNASSRLGGSLSAGTSTSVLNESWFDFYGLLETTDSMTYGSRNSWTFETLFQDRFRLHGDFYEEGLNHIARYVESFESQANEIWLVFHYEGVSLSKIMYTVEEDTNADERAEKVNHVQMLRPSKWWHWLKTTEAGKEQMRSLIWQLLMALKSCHDRNITHRDIKPENMVLCFEEQNTGRCLKGIPNGHNFTTKIALDEFTLKHLYGSTGPSRVEQTNEYTPPEALLYSNWYRKSTNTTLKYDMWSVGVVMLELILGSPNVFQISDYTRILLDQHLQGWNEGLKELAYKLRSFMELCILIPGSSLRHHQTEGQARGSPASWKCSEEFFSHQIKSRDPLKLGFPNVWAMRLVRQLLLWDPEERLSVDEALQHPYFQPPPRE